The Kozakia baliensis genome includes a region encoding these proteins:
- a CDS encoding IS3 family transposase (programmed frameshift) has translation MSQKSLPETRSGERLIRDIRRATRRQYSAEEKIRIVLDGLRGESSIAELCRREGIAESLYYSWSKEFLEAGKKRLAGDTARNATTGEVRHLRDEARALKEVVAEQTLELRLLKKHDRGWGRPRMRYEASEKLEIIRLVEQSALSVRQVLEKIGVPRSTFHRWYDLYRTGGPEALADRPSRPNRTWNRIADDIRAQIVDLALEAPQLSPREIAMRFTDERSYFVSEASVYRLLKARDLITSPTFIVIKAAENFHTKTTAPNQLWQTDFTYLKVIGWGWFYLSTILDDFSRYIIAWKLCTTMAASDVTDTLELALQASGLDQVKVKHRPRLLSDNGPCYVADELAKWLDQHAMDHVRGAPNHPQTQGKIERWHQTLKNRVLLEHYYLPGNLEQQIEAFVENYNHRRYHESLNNLTPADVWLGRGQAILLERERIKRDTIQKRRLLHQQRAA, from the exons ATGAGCCAGAAATCCTTGCCGGAGACGCGTTCCGGGGAGCGATTGATCCGCGATATCCGCCGGGCGACCCGCCGGCAGTATTCAGCGGAAGAGAAGATCCGCATTGTGCTCGATGGCTTGCGGGGTGAGAGCAGTATCGCCGAGCTATGCCGCCGCGAGGGGATTGCCGAGAGCCTGTATTATTCCTGGTCGAAGGAGTTTCTCGAGGCTGGCAAGAAGCGGCTTGCGGGTGATACGGCGCGCAACGCCACGACCGGCGAGGTCCGTCATCTGCGCGACGAGGCACGCGCTCTCAAGGAAGTGGTGGCCGAGCAGACGCTGGAGCTACGCCTGCTC AAAAAGCATGATCGGGGATGGGGGAGACCCCGCATGAGGTATGAAGCGTCGGAAAAGCTCGAGATCATCCGCCTCGTCGAGCAGTCGGCCCTCTCAGTTCGCCAGGTTCTGGAGAAGATCGGCGTCCCGCGTTCGACCTTCCACCGCTGGTATGATCTGTATCGGACGGGCGGCCCGGAAGCCTTGGCGGACAGGCCGTCCCGCCCCAACCGGACGTGGAACCGCATCGCCGATGATATCCGCGCACAGATCGTCGATCTGGCGCTGGAGGCGCCGCAACTGTCGCCACGGGAAATCGCCATGCGGTTTACGGACGAACGGAGCTATTTCGTCTCGGAAGCTTCGGTCTATCGCCTGCTTAAGGCCCGTGACCTGATCACCAGCCCGACATTCATCGTCATCAAGGCGGCGGAGAACTTCCATACGAAAACAACAGCGCCGAACCAGCTCTGGCAGACGGACTTCACCTATCTCAAGGTGATCGGCTGGGGATGGTTTTACTTGTCGACCATCCTTGACGATTTCTCGCGGTATATCATCGCCTGGAAGCTGTGCACGACCATGGCGGCGTCCGATGTGACGGACACGCTGGAACTGGCCCTGCAGGCGTCAGGCCTGGATCAGGTCAAGGTGAAACATCGACCGCGCCTGCTCTCCGATAACGGTCCGTGCTATGTCGCCGACGAACTCGCGAAATGGCTGGATCAGCACGCAATGGATCATGTCCGCGGCGCCCCGAACCATCCCCAGACGCAGGGAAAAATCGAGCGGTGGCACCAGACCCTCAAGAACCGCGTGCTTCTTGAGCATTACTACCTGCCAGGCAATCTCGAGCAGCAGATCGAAGCATTCGTCGAAAATTATAACCACCGCCGGTATCACGAGAGCCTGAACAATCTCACCCCGGCCGATGTCTGGCTTGGACGGGGCCAGGCTATCCTGCTCGAACGTGAGCGTATCAAACGCGACACCATCCAGAAACGGCGCTTGCTTCATCAGCAGCGTGCCGCCTAA
- a CDS encoding LysR family transcriptional regulator: MDTRRLAAFIKVVDVGSVTRAASLLHIAQPALSQQMVALEGEFRQKLLIRSPRGVSLTPAGRALYHHAHIMLRQEAEARRSVSQPGLVVSGEVCVGLAPSSSATSLALPLLRKVRVSGVRTYGTKKVH, from the coding sequence ATGGATACCAGGCGTCTCGCGGCATTCATCAAGGTGGTGGACGTTGGAAGTGTGACGCGTGCGGCCAGTCTGCTGCACATCGCACAACCCGCCCTGAGCCAACAGATGGTGGCTCTGGAGGGGGAGTTTCGGCAGAAACTCCTCATTCGCAGTCCACGGGGCGTCAGTCTCACACCAGCCGGTCGCGCCCTTTATCATCATGCACACATCATGCTCCGGCAGGAGGCCGAAGCTCGCCGGAGCGTTTCTCAGCCAGGGCTCGTTGTTTCAGGCGAAGTCTGCGTCGGGCTAGCTCCGTCCAGCAGTGCAACCTCCCTCGCCCTCCCTCTTCTGAGGAAAGTTCGGGTGTCCGGCGTCAGGACCTATGGGACGAAAAAGGTGCATTGA
- a CDS encoding LamB/YcsF family protein, with translation MKIDLNSDLGEGYGRWKVADDDSLLDVISSANIACGFHAGDPSIMDHTVRMAIERGVGIGAHPGFPDLSGFGRRFMQLSPKEMEATLAYQIGALQGVASRYGARVTHVSYHAAFGNAINADDALAERLAKVIATMDRNLIFFSMADQPVGRAAEKAGLRVLPIFLADRAYDVKGNLVPRGREGAVIHDHTQLRDRVRRFLDSGTITTIEGETRRIEASSILVHSDTPGSVELARVIRSEIENGGGEIVPAHVLLG, from the coding sequence ATGAAGATCGACCTGAACTCGGACCTCGGTGAAGGATATGGCCGGTGGAAAGTTGCCGATGATGACAGCCTTCTGGACGTCATTTCCTCCGCAAACATTGCCTGCGGCTTCCATGCTGGCGATCCTTCGATCATGGATCACACAGTTCGCATGGCCATCGAACGGGGTGTCGGTATTGGAGCACATCCCGGCTTTCCAGACCTGAGCGGCTTCGGGCGCCGCTTCATGCAGCTTTCTCCCAAGGAAATGGAAGCCACCCTGGCCTACCAGATCGGCGCTCTTCAAGGCGTCGCATCCCGATATGGCGCCCGCGTGACGCATGTGTCGTATCATGCGGCGTTTGGAAATGCGATCAATGCAGACGACGCTCTGGCGGAACGTCTTGCAAAGGTCATCGCCACGATGGATCGGAACTTGATCTTCTTTTCGATGGCGGATCAGCCTGTCGGCCGGGCAGCCGAAAAAGCAGGCTTGCGGGTTCTGCCAATTTTTCTGGCCGACCGGGCGTATGACGTGAAGGGTAATCTGGTTCCCCGCGGACGCGAAGGCGCCGTCATCCACGATCATACGCAACTGCGAGACAGGGTTCGCCGGTTTCTGGATAGCGGCACCATTACGACGATTGAGGGCGAAACCCGTCGCATTGAAGCCTCGTCCATTCTCGTCCATAGCGATACGCCTGGTTCCGTAGAACTGGCCCGTGTCATAAGATCAGAGATTGAAAATGGTGGCGGTGAAATCGTTCCCGCTCATGTTCTGCTAGGCTGA
- a CDS encoding acetyl-CoA carboxylase biotin carboxyl carrier protein translates to MTTLQNDFASFQLPDASETAQIIAWLRNAGLDSLEVTAGERSFKIVLSPVAAPEPVAAQISEATLNHDDAIAVKSPYFGVLSLLRPMQDVPLAPVGSAVTAGDTVALLSIGPMQISITAPCAGTVAEILARDGDLTGYGTTILTLTPTHD, encoded by the coding sequence ATGACAACCCTGCAAAATGACTTCGCGTCGTTCCAGCTTCCCGATGCGAGTGAAACGGCGCAGATCATTGCCTGGCTCCGAAACGCTGGGCTGGACAGTCTGGAAGTGACTGCGGGGGAGCGCTCTTTCAAAATCGTTCTCAGCCCTGTCGCCGCTCCTGAACCCGTGGCGGCCCAGATTTCCGAAGCCACGCTCAACCACGATGACGCTATCGCCGTAAAAAGCCCCTATTTCGGCGTCCTGTCGCTCCTGCGCCCCATGCAGGATGTTCCACTGGCCCCTGTAGGCAGCGCCGTGACGGCTGGCGATACCGTTGCCCTGCTCTCGATTGGTCCTATGCAGATCAGCATTACAGCGCCCTGTGCCGGAACGGTTGCGGAGATTCTGGCACGGGACGGCGATCTGACAGGCTACGGGACAACCATTCTCACGCTCACCCCTACTCACGACTGA
- the accC gene encoding acetyl-CoA carboxylase biotin carboxylase subunit — translation MSASQITGRVLIANRGEIALRIQRACRALKLETVAVFSEADRESRHVQEADIALCIGPASAAKSYLDPERLLLAARVTGATAIHPGYGFLSENADFAEAVEAAGLIFVGPTAQSIRIMGDKISAKRAMLEAGVPCVPGSDGSLPDAVEDVAAIAEAVGYPVIVKATGGGGGKGMRVVWSAAELAEAVSLTAHEARQAFGNGTLYLEKFMQKPRHIEIQVLCDTHGTALWLGARDCSLQRRHQKVLEEAPPCDIPAEEIARIGTLCAEACHRMGYRGAGTFEFLYEDGLFAFIEMNTRVQVEHPITEETTGIDIVREQLRIAHGAKLNLRQRDIVTRGHAFECRINAEDPRTFRPSPGLISRWDLPGGPGVRVDTHVTAGYTIPPHYDSMIGKIIVHGGTREEALARLEIALAEMRVEGVTTNLSLHQDIVAEPAFREGSVDIHFLENWLRTREEP, via the coding sequence ATGAGTGCGTCCCAGATCACCGGCCGCGTCCTGATCGCCAATCGCGGTGAGATTGCACTGCGCATCCAGCGTGCGTGCCGCGCCCTGAAACTTGAAACCGTCGCGGTTTTTTCAGAAGCCGACCGTGAAAGCCGCCATGTTCAGGAAGCGGATATCGCGCTCTGCATTGGGCCAGCATCGGCAGCAAAGAGTTATCTTGATCCGGAACGGCTTTTACTAGCCGCGCGCGTAACAGGCGCCACCGCCATTCATCCGGGTTATGGCTTTCTGTCCGAAAATGCAGACTTTGCAGAAGCGGTAGAAGCTGCGGGCCTGATTTTCGTAGGGCCAACTGCCCAATCCATCCGCATCATGGGTGACAAAATTTCCGCCAAGCGCGCCATGCTGGAAGCTGGCGTACCCTGCGTTCCGGGCTCTGATGGCTCCCTGCCCGATGCGGTTGAAGACGTCGCGGCCATTGCGGAAGCCGTGGGCTATCCGGTAATTGTCAAGGCAACCGGCGGCGGTGGCGGCAAAGGCATGCGCGTTGTCTGGTCTGCGGCAGAACTGGCCGAAGCCGTCAGTCTGACAGCCCATGAAGCGCGACAGGCGTTCGGGAACGGAACGCTTTACCTCGAAAAATTCATGCAGAAGCCGCGACATATCGAAATTCAGGTTCTTTGTGATACGCACGGGACGGCGCTGTGGCTTGGCGCGCGCGACTGTTCCCTTCAGAGGCGTCATCAGAAAGTACTCGAAGAAGCCCCGCCCTGCGATATCCCGGCAGAAGAGATTGCCCGAATCGGAACGCTCTGCGCCGAAGCCTGCCATCGGATGGGCTATCGCGGCGCTGGCACGTTCGAGTTCCTTTACGAAGATGGTCTCTTCGCGTTCATCGAAATGAACACGCGCGTTCAGGTCGAACATCCGATTACCGAAGAAACAACCGGTATCGACATTGTGCGTGAGCAGCTTCGTATCGCACATGGCGCGAAACTGAACCTGCGTCAGCGGGATATCGTCACACGCGGGCATGCTTTTGAATGTCGCATCAACGCGGAAGATCCCCGAACATTCCGCCCCTCTCCTGGCCTCATTTCAAGATGGGATCTTCCGGGTGGGCCGGGTGTGCGCGTCGATACGCATGTCACGGCTGGCTACACTATCCCCCCTCACTATGACTCGATGATCGGGAAGATCATTGTTCATGGTGGAACACGTGAAGAAGCTCTCGCCCGGCTGGAAATTGCCCTTGCAGAAATGCGCGTTGAGGGTGTGACGACCAACCTTTCCCTTCATCAGGACATTGTTGCCGAGCCAGCTTTCCGGGAGGGCAGCGTCGACATCCATTTCCTGGAGAACTGGCTCAGGACACGCGAAGAACCATGA
- a CDS encoding acetyl-CoA carboxylase biotin carboxyl carrier protein, which yields MMSWMDRIREAIELAGRSGVTEMEFRDGGFHIRLSRNSTPSTSVALVPPPSTQTLGPAGDPAISAALPRVVEKVRPSGHIISAPAYGIFHQRPAPGSPPFVVVGDRVEQGQQVGLMESMKVFSAIEADASGTVMELLALDGEEVDAGAPLLRLL from the coding sequence ATGATGTCATGGATGGACCGCATCCGCGAGGCAATTGAACTTGCCGGGCGATCCGGCGTGACGGAGATGGAATTCAGGGATGGCGGGTTTCACATCCGGCTATCTCGCAATTCCACCCCTAGCACTTCAGTCGCCTTGGTGCCTCCCCCCAGTACGCAGACTCTGGGACCGGCAGGCGATCCGGCCATATCTGCCGCCCTGCCTCGGGTTGTGGAGAAAGTCCGTCCGTCCGGACATATCATTTCCGCACCCGCATACGGCATTTTCCATCAACGCCCTGCGCCTGGTTCTCCTCCTTTTGTCGTGGTGGGAGACAGGGTGGAACAAGGGCAGCAGGTCGGCCTCATGGAATCAATGAAAGTGTTCAGCGCCATTGAGGCGGATGCCTCTGGAACGGTCATGGAACTGCTCGCCTTGGATGGAGAGGAGGTGGATGCTGGCGCGCCCCTTCTGCGGCTTCTATGA